One window from the genome of Enterobacter asburiae encodes:
- the fabA gene encoding 3-hydroxyacyl-[acyl-carrier-protein] dehydratase FabA, with amino-acid sequence MVDKRESYTKEDLLASGRGELFGAKGPQLPAPNMLMMDRVVKMTETGGNFDKGYVEAELDINPDLWFFGCHFIGDPVMPGCLGLDAMWQLVGFYLGWLGGEGKGRALGVGEVKFTGQVLPTAKKVTYRIHFKRIVNRRLIMGLADGEVLVDGRLIYSASDLKVGLFQDTSAF; translated from the coding sequence ATGGTAGATAAACGCGAATCCTATACAAAAGAAGATCTTCTTGCCTCTGGTCGCGGCGAACTGTTTGGCGCAAAAGGCCCACAGTTACCGGCCCCTAACATGCTGATGATGGACCGTGTCGTGAAAATGACCGAAACCGGCGGCAACTTCGATAAGGGTTACGTAGAAGCAGAACTCGATATCAACCCGGACCTGTGGTTCTTCGGTTGCCACTTTATTGGCGATCCGGTAATGCCTGGCTGTCTGGGCCTGGATGCCATGTGGCAGCTGGTTGGTTTCTATCTGGGCTGGCTGGGCGGCGAAGGTAAAGGCCGCGCGCTGGGCGTGGGCGAAGTCAAATTCACTGGCCAGGTTCTGCCTACAGCGAAGAAAGTGACCTATCGTATTCACTTCAAGCGCATCGTTAACCGCCGCCTGATTATGGGCCTGGCAGATGGCGAAGTGCTGGTAGACGGCCGTCTGATCTATAGCGCAAGCGACCTGAAAGTTGGCCTGTTCCAGGACACTTCCGCGTTCTGA
- the rmf gene encoding ribosome modulation factor gives MKRQKRDRLERAHQRGYQAGIAGRSKEMCPYQTINQRSQWLGGWREAIGDRALIA, from the coding sequence ATGAAGAGACAGAAACGAGATCGCCTGGAACGGGCTCATCAACGTGGTTATCAGGCTGGCATCGCTGGACGTTCTAAAGAAATGTGTCCTTATCAGACGATAAATCAAAGGTCACAATGGCTTGGAGGCTGGCGAGAAGCCATCGGCGACAGGGCACTCATAGCCTGA
- the pqiC gene encoding membrane integrity-associated transporter subunit PqiC: MKKWLLMVGALLLTACSSGVDNKSYYQLPVATHSGGQSTASQGNRQLWVEQVAVPDYLAGNGVVYQTSDVKYVIATNNLWASPLDQQLRNTLVANLGSQLPGWVVASQPLGNDQDTLNVTVTGFHGRYDGAVVISGEWLLNHQGQLIKRPFHLELKQQKDGYDEMVKVLAQGWAQESASIAREISRLP, translated from the coding sequence ATGAAAAAGTGGCTATTGATGGTTGGCGCTCTGCTGTTAACGGCGTGCAGTTCAGGGGTAGATAATAAAAGCTACTATCAGCTTCCTGTGGCTACCCACAGCGGTGGGCAAAGCACAGCCAGCCAGGGAAACCGTCAGCTGTGGGTTGAGCAGGTTGCGGTGCCGGATTATCTGGCAGGAAACGGGGTGGTCTATCAGACCAGCGACGTTAAATACGTGATTGCGACGAACAACCTGTGGGCCAGCCCGCTCGATCAGCAGCTGCGCAACACGCTGGTGGCCAATCTCGGCAGCCAGCTTCCCGGTTGGGTTGTCGCGTCGCAGCCGCTGGGTAACGACCAGGATACGCTGAACGTCACGGTAACGGGCTTCCACGGCCGTTACGACGGTGCGGTGGTGATCAGCGGGGAGTGGTTGCTGAACCATCAGGGGCAGCTGATTAAGCGTCCTTTCCATCTGGAACTGAAGCAGCAGAAAGATGGCTATGACGAAATGGTGAAAGTCCTGGCTCAGGGTTGGGCACAGGAGTCGGCCAGCATCGCGAGAGAAATTTCCCGGCTGCCATAA
- the pqiB gene encoding intermembrane transport protein PqiB, whose translation MENKSGEAKVQKVKNWSPVWIFPIVTALIGAWILFYHYSHQGPEVTLITTNAEGIEGGKTTIKSRSVDVGVVESAILTDDLTHVEIKARLNAGMEKLLHGDSVFWVVKPQVGREGISGLGTLLSGAYIELQPGAKGNQPAQYQLLDSPPLAPPDAKGIRVILDSKKAGQLTAGDPVLFRGYRVGSVEKSTFDPQKRAISYQLFINAPNDRLVTSNVRFWKDSGIAVDLTSAGMRVEMGSLTTLFGGGVSFDVPEGLDLGQPVAENTAFRLFDDQKSIQDALYTDHVDFLMFFKDSVRGLQPGAPVEFRGIRLGTVGQVPFFVPGLQQVLDDDYRIPVLIRIEPERLINQIGENQDIATHISQLMERGLRGSLKTGNLVTGALYVDMDFYPKAPPITGIREFGGYKIIPTVSSGLAQIQQRLMETLDKINNLPLNPMIEAATGSLHQSQATMQRLQTTLDNINKITASQSMQQLPQDMQKTLRELNRSMQGFQPGSAAYNKMVADMQRLDQVLRELQPVLKTLNEKSNALVFEAKDKKDPEPKRAKE comes from the coding sequence ATGGAAAATAAGAGTGGAGAGGCGAAAGTGCAGAAGGTCAAAAACTGGTCGCCGGTGTGGATTTTTCCCATCGTGACCGCGCTGATCGGTGCATGGATCCTGTTTTATCATTACAGCCATCAGGGACCGGAAGTCACGCTGATAACCACCAATGCCGAGGGGATTGAGGGCGGTAAAACGACCATCAAAAGCCGTAGCGTGGACGTGGGCGTGGTCGAAAGCGCAATCCTGACCGACGATTTAACCCATGTGGAGATTAAGGCGCGCCTTAATGCCGGCATGGAAAAACTGCTGCATGGCGATTCCGTTTTCTGGGTGGTTAAACCGCAGGTAGGGCGCGAAGGGATCAGCGGATTAGGGACGCTGCTCTCAGGGGCTTACATCGAACTGCAGCCGGGCGCAAAAGGCAACCAGCCAGCGCAATACCAGCTTCTGGATTCACCGCCACTTGCGCCGCCTGATGCCAAGGGTATACGCGTGATCCTCGACAGCAAAAAAGCGGGCCAGCTTACGGCGGGTGACCCGGTTCTGTTCCGCGGCTATCGCGTGGGGTCGGTGGAGAAAAGTACGTTCGATCCTCAGAAAAGAGCCATCAGCTATCAGCTGTTCATCAATGCGCCTAACGATCGTCTGGTCACCAGTAACGTTCGCTTCTGGAAGGACAGTGGCATCGCGGTGGATCTGACCTCGGCAGGCATGCGCGTTGAAATGGGCTCGCTGACAACCCTCTTTGGCGGCGGCGTGAGTTTTGACGTGCCGGAAGGGCTTGACCTCGGGCAGCCGGTGGCGGAGAACACCGCTTTCCGCCTGTTCGACGATCAAAAAAGCATTCAGGATGCGCTCTACACCGATCACGTTGACTTCCTGATGTTCTTCAAAGATTCCGTCCGCGGTCTGCAGCCGGGGGCGCCTGTTGAGTTCCGCGGCATTCGCCTCGGTACGGTTGGACAGGTGCCGTTCTTTGTGCCTGGCCTGCAGCAGGTGCTGGATGATGATTACCGTATACCGGTGCTGATTCGTATTGAACCCGAACGCCTGATCAACCAGATTGGCGAGAATCAGGATATTGCCACCCATATCAGTCAACTGATGGAACGCGGTCTGCGCGGGTCGCTGAAGACGGGTAACCTGGTGACCGGTGCGCTGTATGTGGATATGGACTTCTACCCGAAAGCACCGCCGATTACCGGTATTCGTGAATTTGGTGGCTATAAGATCATCCCAACGGTGAGCAGCGGTCTGGCTCAGATCCAGCAGCGCCTGATGGAGACGCTGGATAAGATCAATAATCTGCCGCTGAATCCGATGATTGAAGCGGCGACAGGTTCATTGCATCAAAGCCAGGCGACAATGCAACGCCTGCAGACCACGCTGGATAATATCAATAAGATCACTGCCAGCCAGAGTATGCAGCAACTGCCGCAGGACATGCAGAAAACGCTGCGTGAGCTGAACCGCAGTATGCAGGGCTTCCAGCCGGGCTCTGCGGCCTACAATAAGATGGTGGCAGATATGCAGCGTCTTGATCAGGTCTTACGTGAACTGCAGCCGGTGCTGAAAACGCTCAACGAGAAGAGCAATGCGCTGGTGTTCGAAGCGAAAGATAAAAAGGATCCTGAGCCGAAGAGGGCAAAAGAATGA
- the pqiA gene encoding membrane integrity-associated transporter subunit PqiA — translation MCDQHHADRHILCSQCDMLVALPELGHGHKALCPRCGATLTTEWDAPRQRPTAYALAALFMLLLSNLFPFIYMKVGGITSQVDLLEIPGVMFSEDYASLGTFFLLFVQIVPALCLVAILLLVNRVRMPVSLKIRLARILFQLKSWGMAEIFLAGILVSFVKLMAYGDVGIGSSFVPWCLYCVLQLRAFQCVDRRWAWDDIAPAPTLAQKVKVGVPGIRQGLRSCPCCTAVLPADLDVCPRCETKGHVRRKNSLQWTMALLVTSIMLYLPANILPIMITDLLGDKMPSTILAGVILLWGEGSYPVAGVIFIASIMVPTLKMIAIAWLCWDAKGHGKRDSERMHLIYEVVEFVGRWSMIDVFVIAVLSALVRMGGLMSIYPAMGALMFALVVIMTMFAAMTFDPRLSWDREPESSHEEE, via the coding sequence ATGTGTGACCAGCACCATGCCGACAGGCATATTTTATGCTCGCAATGCGATATGCTCGTGGCGTTGCCAGAGCTTGGTCACGGACATAAAGCCCTGTGTCCACGTTGCGGTGCGACGTTGACAACCGAGTGGGACGCGCCGCGGCAGCGTCCCACTGCTTACGCTCTGGCAGCACTGTTCATGCTGCTGCTCTCCAATCTCTTCCCCTTCATCTATATGAAGGTGGGGGGGATAACCAGCCAGGTGGATTTGCTTGAAATCCCGGGCGTGATGTTCTCGGAAGATTACGCCAGCCTCGGCACCTTTTTTCTCCTGTTTGTCCAGATAGTCCCGGCGTTGTGCCTGGTCGCCATCCTTTTGCTGGTGAACCGCGTCAGGATGCCGGTATCACTGAAAATCCGGCTTGCGCGTATCCTTTTTCAGCTTAAAAGCTGGGGCATGGCCGAAATCTTTCTGGCGGGCATTCTGGTCAGTTTCGTGAAGCTGATGGCGTATGGCGATGTAGGGATCGGCAGCAGCTTTGTTCCGTGGTGCCTGTACTGCGTCCTGCAGCTGCGCGCGTTCCAGTGCGTGGACAGGCGCTGGGCGTGGGATGATATCGCTCCGGCACCGACGCTTGCGCAGAAGGTGAAGGTCGGCGTGCCCGGTATTCGTCAGGGGCTGCGTTCTTGCCCATGCTGCACCGCCGTGCTGCCCGCCGATCTCGACGTTTGTCCGCGCTGCGAAACGAAAGGTCATGTACGCCGTAAAAATAGCCTGCAGTGGACGATGGCGCTGCTGGTCACGTCCATCATGCTGTATCTGCCCGCCAATATTCTGCCGATCATGATCACCGATTTGCTCGGCGACAAAATGCCCTCCACGATCCTGGCCGGGGTGATATTGCTCTGGGGGGAAGGTTCTTATCCGGTTGCTGGCGTCATCTTTATCGCCAGTATTATGGTGCCAACCTTAAAAATGATCGCTATCGCCTGGCTTTGCTGGGATGCGAAAGGTCATGGGAAACGCGACAGCGAGCGCATGCACCTGATTTATGAAGTGGTCGAGTTTGTCGGACGCTGGTCAATGATTGACGTGTTTGTCATCGCCGTTCTCTCTGCGCTGGTGCGGATGGGCGGTTTGATGAGTATTTATCCCGCGATGGGGGCTTTAATGTTTGCACTGGTTGTGATTATGACCATGTTTGCGGCCATGACCTTCGACCCTCGTTTATCGTGGGATCGTGAGCCTGAATCAAGCCATGAGGAAGAGTAA
- a CDS encoding ABC transporter ATP-binding protein produces MSLISMHGAWLSFSDAPLLDDTELHIEDNERVCLVGRNGAGKSTLMKILNREQGLDDGRIVYEQDLIVSRLQQDPPRNVAGTVYDFVAEGISEQAEYLKGYHEISHLVMTDPSEKNLNEMARLQELLDHHGLWQLESRITEVLDQLGLDADMELSALSGGWLRKAALGRALVSGPKVLLLDEPTNHLDIEAIDWLEGFLKTFNGTIIFISHDRSFIRNMATRIVDLDRGKLVTYPGDYDTYLLEKEENLRVEELQNAEFDRKLAQEEVWIRQGIKARRTRNEGRVRALKAMRNERSARREVMGSAKMQVEEASRSGKIVFEMENVDYQVDGKVLVKDFSAQVQRGDKIALIGPNGCGKTTLLKLMLGQLQADSGRVHCGTKLEVAYFDQHRAELDPDRTVMDNLAEGKQEVMVNGKPRHVLGYLQDFLFHPKRAMTPVRALSGGERNRLLLARLFLKPSNLLILDEPTNDLDVETLELLEELIDGYQGTVMLVSHDRQFVDNTVTECWIFEGEGRIGQYVGGYHDAKGQQSQSLAQKQTKSKTSSEPAVTKAETVKKTSAKLSYNLQRELEGLPQRLEELETALEDLQKQVADASFFSQSHDYTQKVLSELSAAEKALEEAFERWEYLESLKNGA; encoded by the coding sequence ATGTCATTAATTAGCATGCACGGCGCGTGGCTCTCTTTTAGCGATGCGCCACTTCTCGATGATACTGAACTGCATATTGAAGACAACGAACGCGTCTGTCTTGTAGGCCGTAACGGCGCGGGTAAATCCACGCTGATGAAAATCCTCAACCGTGAACAGGGTCTGGATGATGGGCGCATTGTTTACGAACAGGATCTGATTGTTTCCCGTCTGCAGCAGGACCCTCCTCGTAACGTGGCGGGTACCGTTTATGATTTCGTTGCAGAAGGGATTTCTGAGCAGGCTGAATACCTGAAGGGCTATCACGAAATTTCACATCTGGTGATGACCGACCCAAGTGAAAAAAATCTCAATGAGATGGCGCGCCTGCAGGAGCTTCTGGATCATCACGGTCTGTGGCAACTTGAAAGCCGTATCACGGAAGTGCTGGATCAGTTAGGTCTGGATGCGGATATGGAGCTGTCGGCGCTCTCCGGCGGCTGGCTGCGTAAAGCGGCGCTCGGCCGCGCGCTGGTCAGCGGCCCGAAGGTACTGTTGCTGGATGAACCGACCAACCACCTGGATATCGAAGCGATTGACTGGCTGGAAGGGTTCCTGAAGACCTTTAACGGCACCATTATTTTCATCTCACACGACCGTTCGTTTATCCGCAACATGGCAACGCGTATTGTCGATCTCGATCGCGGCAAGCTGGTCACCTATCCTGGCGATTACGATACCTATCTGCTGGAAAAAGAAGAAAACCTGCGCGTGGAAGAGCTGCAAAATGCGGAGTTTGACCGCAAGCTGGCACAGGAAGAGGTCTGGATCCGTCAGGGTATCAAAGCCCGCCGTACCCGTAACGAAGGCCGCGTGCGTGCCCTGAAGGCGATGCGTAACGAGCGCAGCGCTCGCCGTGAAGTGATGGGCAGCGCGAAGATGCAGGTCGAAGAGGCATCCCGCTCCGGTAAGATTGTCTTTGAAATGGAAAATGTCGATTACCAGGTCGATGGAAAAGTTCTGGTGAAAGACTTCTCCGCTCAGGTGCAGCGTGGCGATAAAATTGCCCTCATTGGCCCGAACGGCTGTGGTAAAACCACGCTGCTCAAGCTGATGCTCGGTCAGCTGCAGGCTGACAGCGGCCGTGTTCACTGCGGGACAAAGCTGGAAGTCGCCTATTTTGACCAGCACCGTGCAGAGCTGGACCCAGACAGAACGGTGATGGATAACCTTGCTGAAGGTAAGCAAGAGGTGATGGTTAACGGTAAACCGCGCCACGTGCTGGGCTATCTGCAGGACTTCCTGTTCCATCCTAAACGTGCAATGACCCCGGTGCGTGCGTTATCTGGCGGAGAGCGTAATCGTCTGCTGCTGGCGCGTTTGTTCCTGAAACCAAGTAACCTGTTGATTCTCGATGAACCAACGAACGACCTGGATGTCGAAACGCTGGAACTGCTCGAAGAGCTGATCGACGGCTATCAGGGCACCGTGATGCTGGTCAGCCACGATCGTCAGTTCGTTGATAACACCGTAACCGAGTGCTGGATCTTCGAAGGTGAAGGGCGAATTGGACAATACGTAGGCGGTTATCATGATGCAAAAGGGCAGCAATCGCAGTCTCTGGCGCAGAAACAGACAAAGTCCAAAACAAGTTCTGAACCTGCTGTAACAAAAGCAGAAACTGTCAAGAAAACCTCGGCTAAACTAAGTTATAACCTGCAGCGCGAACTGGAGGGGCTACCTCAGCGTCTGGAAGAGCTGGAGACCGCGCTTGAGGATCTGCAAAAACAGGTTGCTGATGCGTCATTCTTTAGCCAATCGCATGACTATACTCAGAAAGTACTGTCTGAACTCTCCGCGGCTGAAAAAGCCCTGGAAGAAGCATTTGAGCGCTGGGAGTACCTTGAGTCTCTGAAGAACGGCGCATAA